Proteins encoded in a region of the Pseudomonas shahriarae genome:
- a CDS encoding cation:proton antiporter, translated as MSVFANLLIILASSLVVIALFRRLQLPPVLGYLCVGLAVGPTALDWVNDSEDLPDLAELGVVFLLFSLGLEFSLSKMLSLRRVVFGLGSLQVLCCAVVLGALLLLMGMSPVAALLLGAGLALSSTAIVSKELTSLGEIFSTHGQNAIGVLLFQDVVAVLLLTLVPVFAGSSEQAWYWALPLTLGKTVVLFFGLLLASRWVLPRLFHEVAASHSAELFVLLALVIVLLTAWLTHLLGLSPALGAFLAGMLLGESHYRHQIEADIRPFRDILLGLFFVSIGMLIDLQLFVSHSLQILGLTLALMLIKGCIVAALVKLRGSDSETAWRSGLALAQGGEFCFALMAQMQLSNMLPGEISSLLLAATFCSMLLTPLLLRAAPSIALRLHRKPNQQVQLEAITALNAELRGHVLICGYGRVGQSIGRFLRREQQAFIALDDDPERVQEAATEDSSVHYGDCRRGALLSAVGLERARLVVIAVDNSDVALVVLKEARRINHKVPILVRTRDDSQLTELKAAGASEVVPELLESSLMLASHAMIMLGLPDQQVRDRVDEVRRNRYRLLHGFYQHTDANREAPINPD; from the coding sequence ATGTCTGTGTTTGCCAACCTGCTGATCATTCTTGCCTCATCCCTGGTCGTCATTGCGCTGTTCCGTCGGCTGCAACTGCCTCCGGTGCTCGGCTACCTCTGCGTGGGCCTGGCCGTAGGGCCGACAGCCCTGGACTGGGTCAATGACAGCGAAGACCTGCCAGACCTCGCCGAACTGGGGGTGGTATTCCTGCTGTTTTCCCTGGGCCTGGAGTTCTCCCTGTCCAAGATGCTCAGCCTGCGCCGGGTGGTGTTCGGCCTCGGCAGCCTGCAGGTGCTGTGCTGCGCGGTAGTGCTGGGTGCCCTGCTGCTGTTGATGGGCATGTCGCCGGTGGCCGCCTTGCTGCTGGGGGCCGGGCTGGCACTGTCATCCACCGCCATTGTGAGCAAGGAGCTGACCAGCCTCGGGGAGATATTCAGCACTCATGGGCAGAATGCGATTGGCGTGCTGTTGTTCCAGGACGTGGTCGCGGTGCTGTTGCTGACCCTGGTCCCGGTGTTCGCCGGCAGTAGCGAGCAGGCCTGGTACTGGGCACTGCCCCTGACCCTGGGCAAGACCGTGGTGTTGTTCTTCGGTCTGCTGCTCGCCAGCCGCTGGGTGCTGCCGCGCCTGTTCCATGAAGTAGCCGCCTCGCATTCGGCGGAACTGTTCGTGCTGCTGGCCCTGGTGATTGTGTTGCTTACGGCCTGGCTCACACACCTGCTGGGCCTGTCGCCGGCCCTCGGCGCGTTCCTGGCGGGCATGCTGCTGGGGGAAAGCCATTACCGGCACCAGATCGAAGCGGATATCCGACCGTTTCGCGACATCCTGCTGGGGTTGTTTTTTGTCAGTATCGGCATGCTGATCGACTTGCAACTGTTCGTCAGTCACAGCCTGCAGATCCTCGGGCTGACCCTGGCACTGATGTTGATCAAGGGCTGCATTGTCGCCGCGCTGGTCAAGCTGCGCGGCAGCGACAGCGAGACCGCCTGGCGCAGCGGCCTGGCCCTGGCCCAGGGCGGTGAGTTCTGTTTTGCACTGATGGCGCAAATGCAGTTGAGCAATATGCTGCCCGGCGAAATCAGCAGCCTGCTGCTGGCCGCGACGTTCTGCTCCATGCTGCTGACGCCCCTGCTGCTGCGGGCCGCGCCCTCTATCGCCCTGCGCCTGCATCGCAAGCCCAACCAGCAAGTGCAACTGGAGGCAATCACCGCGCTCAACGCCGAGCTGCGCGGGCATGTGCTGATCTGCGGTTATGGCCGGGTCGGCCAATCCATCGGGCGTTTCCTGCGCCGTGAACAACAGGCGTTCATTGCCCTGGACGATGACCCCGAACGGGTGCAGGAAGCCGCCACCGAGGACAGCAGCGTGCATTATGGCGATTGCCGGCGCGGCGCCCTGCTCAGCGCAGTCGGCCTGGAGCGCGCACGCCTGGTGGTGATTGCCGTGGACAATAGCGACGTGGCCCTGGTGGTGCTCAAGGAAGCGCGACGGATCAACCACAAAGTGCCGATCCTGGTGCGCACCCGCGACGACAGCCAGTTGACTGAACTGAAGGCCGCCGGGGCCAGCGAGGTGGTGCCCGAACTACTGGAGTCGAGCCTGATGCTCGCGTCGCACGCAATGATCATGCTCGGCCTGCCCGACCAGCAGGTGCGCGACCGCGTCGACGAAGTACGGCGCAATCGCTACCGCTTGCTCCACGGTTTCTACCAGCATACCGACGCCAACCGTGAAGCCCCGATCAATCCTGACTGA
- a CDS encoding chemotaxis protein CheV, translated as MAGILDTVDQRTQLVGENRLEILMFRLAGRQLFAINVFKVQEVLQLPKLTLMPQRHPFVCGVVNLRGQTLPVIDLSQAIGMRPLVPGPNSTIIVTEYNRSVQAFLVGGVDRIVNMTWESILPPPASAGRQHYLTAISKVDEQLVEIIDVEKVLAEIVPYNAKVSREKLEDPVLERARGREVLLVDDSNVALSQLRDTLGQLGVKMHIASDGLKALNMLKAWADSGQVMTDKLLMIFTDAEMPEMDGYRLTTEIRNDPRLRGLYVVLHTSLSGSFNDSMVKKVGCDNFLSKFQPDKLVDVVRQRLMLDEVPA; from the coding sequence ATGGCTGGCATTCTCGACACGGTAGATCAACGCACGCAACTGGTGGGTGAGAATCGCCTGGAGATCCTTATGTTTCGCCTGGCAGGGCGCCAGTTGTTCGCAATCAACGTGTTCAAGGTGCAGGAAGTCCTGCAGTTGCCCAAGCTGACCCTGATGCCCCAGCGTCACCCGTTTGTCTGCGGCGTGGTCAACCTGCGCGGCCAGACCTTGCCGGTGATCGACCTGTCCCAGGCCATCGGCATGCGTCCGCTGGTACCGGGGCCCAACAGTACCATTATCGTTACCGAGTACAACCGCTCGGTACAGGCGTTCCTGGTGGGCGGCGTCGACCGCATCGTCAACATGACCTGGGAGTCGATCCTGCCACCGCCGGCGAGCGCCGGCCGCCAGCACTACCTCACGGCCATCAGCAAGGTGGATGAGCAGTTGGTGGAAATCATCGACGTGGAAAAAGTCCTCGCCGAGATCGTGCCCTACAACGCCAAGGTCTCCCGGGAAAAACTCGAGGATCCGGTGCTCGAACGTGCCCGTGGTCGCGAAGTGCTGTTGGTGGATGACTCCAACGTGGCCTTGTCGCAACTGCGCGACACTCTGGGGCAACTGGGGGTGAAGATGCATATCGCCAGTGACGGCCTCAAGGCCTTGAACATGCTCAAGGCATGGGCGGACAGCGGCCAGGTGATGACCGACAAACTGTTGATGATCTTCACCGACGCCGAAATGCCCGAGATGGACGGCTACCGCCTGACTACCGAAATCCGCAACGACCCGCGTCTGCGCGGCCTCTATGTGGTGCTGCACACATCCTTGTCGGGCAGCTTCAACGACTCGATGGTGAAGAAGGTCGGTTGCGACAACTTCCTCTCCAAATTCCAGCCCGACAAGTTGGTGGATGTGGTGCGCCAGCGCCTGATGCTGGACGAAGTGCCGGCCTGA
- a CDS encoding molybdopterin molybdotransferase MoeA → MPVEEALERLLNMAEAAPIREQEHLPLAECDGRVLAEALVSTLDLPPWPNSAMDGYALRTADWTGEPLRVSQRIFAGQAPEPLAAGTCARIFTGAPVPDGADCVEMQENAELQPDQRVSFTQALRVGQNIRSKGQETTVGEEVLAAGTRLGPIELGLAASLGRDRLAVVRRVRVAVLSTGDELIEPGLPLGPGQIYNSNRRVLCSWLQRLGCEVIDAGILPDDLELTRTRLGALGSVDLILSTGGVSVGEADFLGIALREEGELALWKLAIKPGKPLTFGHFRGVPVIGLPGNPASTLVTFALLARPYLLRRQGVAVVQPLRFEVPAGFVWAKPGNRREYLRGRLEQGRAVIYPNQSSGVLRSAAWAEGLVEVVEGSTLAIGDRVNFIPLSEVLG, encoded by the coding sequence ATGCCGGTGGAAGAAGCCCTGGAACGGCTGCTGAACATGGCCGAGGCCGCGCCGATCCGTGAGCAGGAACACCTGCCATTGGCCGAGTGCGATGGGCGTGTGTTGGCCGAGGCATTGGTTTCCACCCTCGACCTGCCGCCGTGGCCCAACAGCGCCATGGACGGCTACGCCCTGCGCACTGCCGATTGGACCGGCGAGCCGCTGCGGGTGAGCCAGCGTATTTTCGCTGGCCAGGCCCCTGAGCCCTTGGCGGCGGGTACCTGTGCGCGGATCTTCACCGGCGCTCCGGTACCCGACGGGGCCGACTGTGTGGAAATGCAGGAAAACGCCGAGCTGCAACCCGATCAGCGCGTGAGCTTTACCCAGGCGCTGCGCGTAGGGCAAAACATCCGATCCAAGGGGCAGGAGACTACAGTCGGTGAGGAAGTCCTGGCTGCCGGTACACGGCTCGGCCCGATTGAACTGGGCCTGGCGGCGTCCCTGGGGCGCGACCGGTTGGCGGTGGTGCGCCGCGTGCGTGTGGCGGTGCTGTCTACGGGCGACGAGTTGATCGAACCGGGCCTGCCACTGGGGCCGGGACAGATCTACAACAGCAACCGGCGGGTGTTGTGCAGTTGGTTGCAACGCCTGGGCTGCGAGGTGATCGACGCCGGTATCTTGCCCGATGACCTGGAATTGACCCGCACCCGCCTGGGCGCACTGGGTTCGGTGGACTTGATCCTGTCTACCGGTGGAGTCTCGGTGGGGGAAGCGGATTTCCTCGGTATCGCATTGCGCGAGGAGGGTGAGCTGGCCTTGTGGAAGCTGGCGATCAAGCCTGGCAAGCCTTTGACATTCGGTCATTTCCGCGGCGTACCGGTGATCGGCCTGCCGGGGAATCCGGCGTCCACCCTGGTTACGTTCGCCTTGCTGGCGCGCCCGTATCTGTTGCGCCGTCAGGGTGTCGCGGTGGTGCAGCCGTTGCGTTTCGAGGTGCCGGCAGGGTTCGTGTGGGCCAAGCCGGGCAACCGTCGCGAATACCTGCGCGGGCGCCTGGAGCAGGGGCGGGCGGTGATCTACCCGAACCAGAGTTCCGGTGTGCTGCGCAGTGCCGCCTGGGCAGAGGGTTTGGTGGAAGTGGTGGAGGGCAGCACCTTGGCCATCGGTGATCGGGTGAATTTCATTCCCCTGAGTGAAGTGTTGGGCTGA
- a CDS encoding YgdI/YgdR family lipoprotein, which produces MTQRTIAALMLALGLATLAGCASPTVITLNDGREIQAVDTPKFDQDSGFYEFEQLDGKRTRINKDQVRTVKDL; this is translated from the coding sequence ATGACCCAACGGACCATCGCCGCTCTCATGCTTGCACTGGGCCTTGCTACCCTCGCCGGTTGCGCCTCGCCTACAGTGATCACCCTGAATGACGGTCGCGAAATCCAGGCTGTCGATACCCCTAAATTCGATCAGGATTCGGGCTTCTACGAATTCGAACAACTGGATGGCAAGCGTACCCGCATCAACAAGGATCAGGTTCGCACCGTTAAAGACCTGTAA
- a CDS encoding sensor histidine kinase, with product MYASLKSLIARFVLSGNTRWITLGLCLCATLVSLWVYAHKAPLPLFLLLLNLAALTAAGLQRWRSRKSIKFQPQELADRLLQVQENERHRLSRELHDDIGQLLTAAKLQSDWLQRRSPAELQDQCGVLCNTLNETLAKVRDVSAILNPRQLTSLGLEASLRAHLLKTLANTPVHWSLECQQRLTGIPEEMAVAAFRITQEAVTNMLRHAQARNLLVRLQRLPQGLSLFISDDGRGFSPATDPALAGQRGMSGMCERIDQLGGMLTVNSQPGFGTRIEALFPWAPRTLERANSPEVLE from the coding sequence ATGTACGCCAGCCTCAAGTCACTCATCGCCAGGTTCGTCCTCTCGGGCAATACCCGTTGGATCACCCTGGGTCTTTGCCTGTGCGCGACTCTGGTCAGCCTCTGGGTCTATGCCCACAAAGCACCGCTGCCGCTGTTTTTGCTGTTGCTCAACCTCGCCGCCCTGACCGCCGCCGGCCTGCAGCGTTGGCGCTCGCGCAAGTCGATCAAGTTCCAGCCCCAGGAATTGGCCGACCGCCTGCTGCAAGTCCAGGAAAACGAGCGCCATCGTCTCAGCCGCGAGCTACATGACGATATCGGCCAACTGCTGACCGCTGCCAAACTGCAAAGCGACTGGCTGCAACGCCGCTCGCCGGCAGAGTTGCAGGACCAGTGCGGCGTACTGTGCAACACCCTCAACGAAACCCTGGCCAAAGTGCGGGACGTCTCGGCCATTCTCAATCCCCGGCAACTGACCAGCCTGGGCCTGGAGGCGAGCCTGCGCGCGCACCTGCTCAAGACCCTGGCAAACACCCCGGTGCATTGGAGCCTGGAATGCCAGCAACGCCTGACCGGGATTCCCGAAGAGATGGCGGTGGCGGCCTTTCGTATCACCCAGGAAGCCGTGACGAACATGTTGCGCCATGCCCAGGCGCGCAACCTGCTGGTGCGCCTGCAACGTTTGCCACAGGGGTTGTCGCTGTTTATCAGCGATGACGGCCGGGGGTTCTCCCCCGCCACCGACCCGGCCCTTGCGGGGCAACGGGGCATGTCAGGCATGTGCGAACGCATTGATCAACTGGGCGGCATGCTGACGGTCAATAGCCAACCCGGCTTTGGCACGCGAATCGAAGCGCTGTTCCCCTGGGCGCCCCGTACCCTCGAACGGGCCAATTCCCCTGAGGTTCTAGAGTGA
- a CDS encoding phage holin family protein: MSIGETGSSAGPSSTSRRLGAAVLGLLHSHVELFGIELQEQKARTVSLLLFAGLALVFALLLLVGLSALVMILVWDTYRLTGIISLCVFYVLAAGFCGLRLKAAVFDESTPFHATLEELANDRERLLP; this comes from the coding sequence ATGTCTATCGGCGAAACCGGCTCGTCCGCGGGCCCAAGCTCCACATCGCGGCGCCTCGGCGCGGCTGTCCTGGGCTTGCTGCACAGCCATGTCGAGCTGTTCGGCATCGAGTTGCAGGAACAGAAAGCACGCACCGTCAGCCTGTTGCTGTTTGCCGGGCTGGCACTGGTGTTCGCCCTGTTGCTGCTGGTGGGGTTATCGGCGCTGGTCATGATCCTGGTCTGGGATACCTACCGCCTGACCGGGATCATCAGCCTTTGCGTATTCTACGTTCTGGCCGCAGGGTTCTGCGGGTTGCGCTTGAAGGCGGCGGTATTCGATGAATCCACGCCTTTCCACGCCACCCTCGAAGAGTTGGCCAACGATCGGGAGCGCCTGCTGCCATGA
- a CDS encoding response regulator transcription factor, translating into MTCNLLLVDDHALIRAGVRALILDIPGYAVIGEATDGAQLLAQYTALLPDIVLLDLSMKHTSGLDALQQLKHAYPKSKVLILSMHTDPQLIMRALEAGAHGYLLKDTTANELEHALLALRNNERYLSPAIAHTVINQALIHSQSHPEAPVQRHNLTARQLEILRLIVRGKSTREIAHGLGLSIKTVEAHRSQIMKRLQIFDVAGLVLFAVREQIISLDD; encoded by the coding sequence GTGACCTGCAATTTACTGCTGGTAGATGACCACGCCCTGATCCGCGCGGGTGTGCGCGCGCTGATCCTGGATATCCCAGGCTATGCGGTGATTGGCGAGGCCACCGATGGCGCGCAACTGCTCGCACAATATACCGCCTTGCTGCCCGATATCGTCTTGCTGGACCTGTCGATGAAGCACACCAGCGGCCTGGATGCGTTGCAGCAACTCAAGCACGCCTACCCCAAGAGCAAAGTGCTGATCCTGTCGATGCACACCGACCCGCAATTGATCATGCGTGCCCTGGAGGCAGGCGCCCACGGCTACCTGCTCAAGGACACCACCGCCAACGAGCTGGAACATGCGCTGCTGGCACTGCGCAACAACGAGCGCTACCTGAGCCCGGCCATCGCCCACACCGTGATCAACCAGGCCTTGATCCACAGCCAGTCCCACCCGGAGGCGCCCGTGCAGCGCCACAACCTGACGGCGCGCCAGCTGGAAATCCTGCGCCTGATCGTACGCGGCAAATCCACCCGGGAAATCGCCCACGGCCTGGGCCTGAGCATCAAGACTGTGGAAGCTCACCGCTCGCAGATCATGAAGCGCCTGCAGATTTTTGATGTGGCCGGCCTGGTGCTGTTCGCCGTGCGCGAACAGATCATCAGCCTGGACGATTAG
- a CDS encoding DUF883 family protein: MARKSAKTAQEILMEDFQTLVSDTEKLLDDTAILAGDQADELRSKIHDSLLQARETLKLTEDSLRERGKAAVTATEDYVQANPWQSVGIAAGVGFLIGLLATRR, translated from the coding sequence ATGGCCAGAAAATCGGCAAAGACTGCTCAAGAAATATTGATGGAAGATTTCCAGACCCTGGTCAGCGATACCGAAAAGCTGCTGGACGACACCGCGATTCTGGCCGGTGACCAGGCTGACGAGCTGCGCTCGAAGATCCATGACAGCCTGCTGCAGGCCCGGGAAACACTGAAGTTGACTGAGGACTCCCTGCGCGAACGCGGCAAGGCAGCAGTCACCGCCACCGAGGACTACGTGCAGGCCAACCCTTGGCAATCCGTTGGCATCGCTGCCGGCGTGGGCTTCCTGATCGGTCTGCTGGCTACAAGGCGCTAA
- the mobA gene encoding molybdenum cofactor guanylyltransferase MobA: MPLNSSPLPCSILLLAGGRGQRMGGLDKGLLDWHGQPLIAHLHQLVRPLTDDLIISCNRNQAQYTPYGDQLVSDDSPDFPGPLAGIRAGLAAARHEHLLILPCDVPHIDGQLLADLLETARQHPQVPVMIRHGAFWEPLLCVIPTRLRDAVEDAWLAAERSPRQILLKLGAQALDCAENDPRLANLNTPELLRPRPGVSE, from the coding sequence ATGCCACTCAACTCTTCGCCCCTGCCCTGCTCGATCCTGTTGCTGGCCGGCGGTCGCGGCCAGCGCATGGGCGGCCTGGACAAGGGGCTGCTCGACTGGCACGGGCAGCCGCTGATTGCTCACCTGCACCAACTGGTGCGGCCGTTGACCGACGACCTGATCATCTCCTGCAACCGCAACCAGGCGCAGTACACCCCGTACGGCGACCAGTTGGTGAGCGACGACAGTCCGGACTTCCCGGGCCCCTTGGCCGGTATCCGCGCCGGCCTGGCCGCCGCGCGCCATGAACATCTATTGATCTTGCCCTGCGATGTGCCGCATATCGACGGGCAACTGTTGGCAGACCTGCTCGAAACCGCGCGGCAGCACCCCCAGGTACCGGTGATGATCCGCCATGGGGCGTTCTGGGAGCCTTTGCTCTGCGTCATACCGACGCGCCTGCGCGACGCGGTGGAGGACGCCTGGCTGGCTGCAGAGCGCAGCCCGCGCCAGATCCTGCTGAAACTAGGGGCCCAGGCGCTCGATTGCGCCGAGAACGACCCTCGCCTGGCCAACCTCAATACACCAGAGTTGTTGCGCCCACGCCCCGGCGTGTCAGAATGA
- the moaB gene encoding molybdenum cofactor biosynthesis protein B: protein MKAKADAPFVPLNIAVLTVSDTRTLETDTSGQVFVDRLLAAGHRLAERVLLKDDLYKIRAQVAHWIAEDVVQVVLITGGTGFTGRDSTPEAVSCLLDKQVDGFGELFRQISVADIGTSTVQSRALAGLANGTLVCCLPGSTNAVRTGWDGILAEQLDARHRPCNFVPHLKLAEPCESRG, encoded by the coding sequence ATGAAAGCCAAGGCTGATGCGCCTTTCGTACCTCTTAATATCGCTGTACTGACCGTCAGCGACACCCGCACCCTGGAAACCGACACCTCCGGGCAGGTCTTTGTTGACCGCCTGCTCGCTGCTGGGCATCGCCTGGCCGAACGGGTATTGCTCAAAGATGACCTCTACAAAATCCGTGCGCAAGTCGCCCACTGGATTGCCGAGGATGTGGTGCAAGTGGTGCTGATTACCGGCGGCACCGGCTTCACTGGCCGTGACAGCACCCCCGAAGCGGTCAGTTGCTTGCTGGACAAGCAAGTGGACGGCTTTGGCGAGCTGTTCCGGCAGATTTCGGTCGCCGATATCGGCACCTCTACCGTGCAGTCCCGTGCCCTGGCCGGCCTGGCCAATGGCACCCTGGTGTGCTGCCTGCCGGGTTCCACCAATGCGGTGCGTACCGGTTGGGACGGGATTCTCGCCGAACAGCTGGATGCCCGCCATCGCCCATGCAATTTTGTGCCGCACCTCAAGCTGGCCGAGCCGTGTGAATCCCGTGGATAA
- a CDS encoding glutaredoxin family protein: MPPECQLFGTLGCHLCELAEAEIMPLVECGLLVELVDIADSQALFDVYGLSIPVLRRVDTGAELGWPFETEQVVAFLS; the protein is encoded by the coding sequence ATGCCTCCTGAATGCCAGTTGTTCGGCACCCTGGGCTGCCATCTGTGTGAGCTTGCGGAAGCTGAAATCATGCCGTTGGTCGAATGCGGGCTGTTGGTCGAGTTGGTGGATATCGCCGATTCACAAGCGCTGTTTGACGTCTATGGCCTAAGTATTCCGGTGCTGCGCCGGGTGGATACCGGGGCGGAACTGGGCTGGCCGTTCGAAACTGAACAGGTGGTCGCCTTTTTAAGTTAG
- a CDS encoding ammonium transporter: protein MENVQSAVDTLVHSSNTLFILIGAVMVLAMHAGFAFLEVGTVRQKNQVNALSKILSDFAVSTLAYFFIGYWISYGVSFMQPAAVLSADHGYGLVKFFFLLTFAAAIPAIISGGIAERARFVPQLCATALIVAFIYPFFEGMVWNGNFGLQAWLLATFGASFHDFAGSVVVHAMGGWLALAAVLLLGPRQGRYRDGRLVAFAPSSIPFLALGSWILIVGWFGFNVMSAQTLSGVSGLVAVNSLMAMVGGTVAALVIGRNDPGFLHNGPLAGLVAICAGSDLMHPVGALVTGVVAGGLFVWCFIAAQNLWKIDDVLGVWPLHGLCGVWGGIACGIFGQSALGGLGGVSLISQLIGTALGVVVALAGGLLVYGVLKRLCGLRLSQEEEYYGADLSIHKIGAVSQD from the coding sequence ATGGAAAATGTGCAAAGCGCGGTGGACACTCTCGTCCATAGCTCCAATACGCTGTTTATTCTGATCGGCGCGGTGATGGTCCTGGCGATGCATGCCGGCTTCGCGTTTCTGGAAGTCGGTACGGTACGGCAGAAGAACCAAGTCAACGCGTTGTCGAAAATCCTCAGTGATTTTGCGGTCTCGACCCTGGCCTATTTCTTTATAGGCTATTGGATCTCCTACGGGGTCAGCTTTATGCAGCCGGCCGCCGTGCTCAGTGCCGACCATGGTTATGGCCTGGTGAAGTTCTTTTTCCTGCTGACCTTCGCAGCAGCCATCCCGGCGATCATCTCCGGGGGCATTGCCGAGCGTGCACGCTTTGTTCCACAACTGTGTGCCACGGCGCTGATCGTGGCATTCATCTACCCGTTTTTCGAGGGCATGGTGTGGAATGGCAACTTTGGCCTGCAAGCCTGGTTGTTGGCGACCTTCGGCGCATCCTTCCATGACTTTGCCGGTTCGGTGGTGGTACATGCCATGGGCGGTTGGCTGGCGCTGGCGGCGGTGTTGCTGCTGGGGCCGCGTCAGGGGCGTTACCGCGACGGGCGTCTGGTGGCGTTTGCGCCGTCGAGCATTCCGTTCCTGGCACTGGGCTCGTGGATATTGATCGTCGGCTGGTTCGGTTTCAACGTGATGAGTGCGCAGACCTTGTCCGGGGTGAGCGGGCTGGTGGCGGTCAACTCGTTGATGGCCATGGTAGGTGGGACCGTGGCGGCACTGGTGATCGGGCGTAACGACCCGGGCTTCTTGCACAATGGCCCGTTGGCCGGGCTGGTGGCGATCTGCGCGGGCTCCGACCTGATGCATCCGGTGGGCGCGCTGGTCACCGGCGTGGTGGCCGGTGGCCTGTTTGTGTGGTGCTTTATCGCCGCCCAGAATCTGTGGAAGATCGACGATGTGCTGGGTGTCTGGCCGTTGCATGGCTTGTGTGGTGTGTGGGGCGGGATTGCCTGCGGGATTTTCGGTCAGAGCGCCTTGGGTGGGCTGGGCGGCGTGAGCCTGATCAGCCAGTTGATCGGTACCGCCCTGGGGGTGGTAGTGGCCCTGGCGGGCGGGTTGCTGGTGTACGGCGTGCTCAAGCGCCTCTGCGGCCTGCGCTTGAGCCAGGAAGAGGAGTACTACGGCGCGGACTTGTCGATCCATAAGATTGGTGCAGTCAGTCAGGATTGA
- a CDS encoding pseudouridine synthase, whose amino-acid sequence MSDTGFSAAQNQASTLYLPPGPWATVLDCLCEHFRAIGREQWLDRIARGRVLDGNGQPIAVDLAYKEGLRIHYFREVPDEKPIPVQETILYADEHLVVADKPHFLPVTPAGEYVEQTLLRRLIRRLDNPSLVPLHRIDRHTAGLVLFSANPQSRSAYQQLFPTRQIDKFYEAIAPALPALTFPLVHKSRLVEGEPFFRMQEGPGASNTETAVQVREKNGDLWRYGLFPVTGKKHQLRVHMTALGASICNDPFYPEVIKDAVDDYANPLKLLAQGVRFIDPVTGEQRDFSSRIVLEW is encoded by the coding sequence ATGTCCGATACCGGTTTTTCCGCTGCCCAGAACCAAGCCAGTACGCTGTACCTGCCGCCTGGGCCCTGGGCGACGGTGCTCGACTGCCTGTGCGAGCACTTTCGCGCCATCGGCCGCGAGCAGTGGCTGGACCGCATCGCCCGTGGCCGGGTGCTGGATGGCAATGGCCAGCCCATCGCCGTGGATCTGGCCTACAAGGAAGGTTTGCGCATCCACTACTTTCGCGAAGTGCCGGATGAGAAGCCGATCCCGGTGCAGGAGACCATCCTGTATGCCGATGAGCATCTGGTGGTGGCCGACAAACCACACTTCCTGCCAGTGACGCCCGCCGGCGAATATGTCGAGCAGACTTTACTGCGCCGCCTGATCCGCCGCCTGGATAACCCGTCGCTGGTGCCGCTGCATCGCATTGATCGCCATACTGCCGGGCTGGTGCTGTTCTCTGCCAACCCGCAAAGCCGCTCGGCGTATCAACAACTGTTCCCCACCCGGCAGATTGATAAGTTCTACGAAGCCATTGCCCCGGCCTTGCCCGCGCTGACATTCCCGCTGGTGCACAAGAGTCGCCTGGTGGAGGGCGAACCGTTCTTCCGCATGCAGGAAGGGCCTGGTGCAAGCAACACGGAAACGGCGGTGCAGGTGCGCGAGAAGAATGGTGACCTGTGGCGCTATGGCCTGTTTCCGGTGACGGGCAAGAAGCATCAACTGCGCGTGCATATGACGGCACTGGGGGCGAGCATCTGCAATGACCCGTTTTATCCCGAGGTCATCAAGGATGCTGTGGATGACTACGCCAACCCGCTCAAGTTGCTGGCCCAGGGCGTACGGTTTATCGACCCGGTGACCGGCGAGCAGCGCGACTTCAGCAGCCGGATCGTGCTTGAGTGGTGA